AAGACAAACGCCAGAAATACCACGAAGAACCAGCGCAGGAACACTTCGGAAAGCCGTGAAAGCAGCCAGCTGCCGATTTGTGAGCCGATAATCGTGCCGACGACCATCAACAGTGCCGCAATCCAATCGACGTGCCCGCTCATCGCGTAGGAAACCACGCCGGAAATCGAAAGCGGGATGATTGCGGCCAGCGAAGTCGCCGCTGCGTGGCGCTGGGTCATGCCGAGCCACACCAATACCGGCACGATGATCGATCCGCCGCCGATGCCGAAAAGTCCGGAGAAGAAGCCGGCGATCAGGCCGACGACAATCATTACGACGATTTGCTGCGCTGGTCCGAGCGTAACGGGCGTCTCTTCCTTGATTTCCGTTTCCGTTTTGGTTTCGTTCGCCTCGTGTTTCTGCTCGTCCATTGCGTTCCTCATTTTCTTGTTCGTCTCGATGCCGCTGCGTGCGTTGCCGCGGTCGATGGCCGTACACCATACACCATATTGTATGGAGGCCGGCAAAGTTTCCGCCTTGATTCGCGGTGAAAAGTCATGATGTGGTCAAATCGAGGAGAATGAATCGATATTTTCCTTCTGAAAGCCGACCGGCCCGTCATCAAAGGCCGGCGATATAGTTGCCTGTTTCGCAGACACGCGCATCTTTGGGAAAGGAAATCGTACTGTTTTATCATCAAAAGCAATATGGTGACCGGCTGATTCAATCTGGACTGTTCATGAACGCAGCCGCTTTACGGCAAAGGACCACGATGGCGCGTATGCAATTGTTCACAGGCATTTCGGCGGATGGCACGAAGGTTCGTGTCGCGTATGGCGAAGACAGCCCCGCCAGCGTCGCGCTCGCATTGCTGTTTGCTGGCGACGAACTGCCGCGTCTGGTGTACTGGGGCAGACCTTTGCCATATCCGGAAACGTTGATCGATTCGTATGCCGCGTTACGCCCGCAACGTGTCTCCGGCGCGTTGGATGAAACCTCGTGGCCGACCGTTTTGCCGACGCAAGCCGAAGCGTGGAGTGGTGCGCCGCGTTTTGTGGTGCGTCGCGGTGGCGTGGAGCTTTTCTGCAAGTTTGCCGTTGAAGATATCGCGATTGAGAACGGCCCAGAGGCTTCGCGGGTAACGCTAAAAGCCGCGGATCGGGAGCAGGGAGTCGGCCTCACCTGGACTTGCGAATTGGTGACGGGCGGTTTGATCCGCCAGCGTGCCATTGTCGAGAACGTGTCTGCCGAGGCCGCTGCCGGGTTCTCTGGTATTGCTCGATCTGGTGATGCTCGATCTGACGATACCCGATCCGGTATTGCTCGATCCGGTGATGCCCGATTCAGCAACGCTCGATCCGGTGATGCCCGTCCCAGCGAGAACCAGTATGCTCTGTCATCGTCCCCGCTCGAGATCGACAAGGTGGAGCTCGGCTTTGCGCTTCCCGCTCAAGCCTGCGAAATTCTTACGACCACCGGCCACCACCTTCGCGAGCGCTCCCCGCAGCGCCAACCGTTCAATATCGGCCGCTTGGAACGTCTCTCCTTGGTCGGCCGCCCAGATTTCGACGCCTCGCTGCTGCTGGTGGCAGGTGTGCCGGGCTTCGGTTTCGAGCGCGGGGAGAGCTACGCGGTCCACGTCGGTTGGAGCGGCAACAGCGCGCTGAGCGCCGAACGCCTGCCCTATACGCAGGGAGTCATCGGCGGCGGCGAGCGGCTTTTCGGTGGCGAAATAACCTTGGAAACCGGTCAGGAATATAGCACTCCGTGGGTGTACGGTTCATACGGCGACGGCCTCAACGAGGTGGCTTCGCGCTTTCACGCTTACGTTCGCAGTCTCCATCCCAATCTCCGCCAAAAGTCGCGTCCGGTCATTCTCAACACTTGGGAAGCCGTTTATTTCGATCAGAATTACGAGACGTTGCGGGCGCTCGCGGACAAGGCGGCGGCCATCGGTGTCGAACGGTTCGTGGTCGATGACGGCTGGTTTGGCTCGCGTCGAGACGACACTTCCGGGCTTGGCGACTGGCAGGTTTCCAAGGATATCTGGCCTGATGGCCCTCGCAGTCTGAAGGCTCTTTCCGATTACGTACACGGCAAAGGCATGGAATTCGGCCTGTGGTTCGAGCCGGAGATGGCCAACCCTGATTCCAACGTGGTGCGCAATCATCCGGACTGGCTGCTGCGCCCGACTCCCGGCCGTCTGCCGATGCAGGGGCGTAGCCAGCAGACGCTCGACCTCAGTAATCCTGAGACTTTCGCCTACATTTTCGAAGCAATCGATAAAGTCGTGGCCGACCTCAAACTCGATTACATCAAATGGGATCACAACAAATACGTTACCGAAGCGGTTTCCCCGTATTCCGGCCGTCCTGCCGTGCATGCCCAGACGCTTGCGGTCTATAGGATGTTCCGTGACCTGAAAGCCAACCATCCCGGCCTTGAAATCGAGAGTTGCGCGTCCGGGGGCGGCCGCATCGGCCTCGGCATTCTCGCTCTGGCCGACCGTGTCTGGGTTTCCGATTGCGTCGATCCGTTGGAGCGGGCCGATATCCAGCGCTATACCTCGCTGCTCGTTCCGCCGGAGATGATGGGGGAGCACGTCGGTGCGAGCCCGGCCCATTCCACCGGCCGCGTCACCAGCCAGGAGCTGCGCCAGGCGATGGCGTTCTTCGGGCATATGGGCGTGGAATGGAACCTCTTGAAAGAACCGGAAGAAGATGTCGAAAAACTCGGCCGCTGGATTGCCGAGTTCAAGCGGTACCGAGATGATTTCGCCACCGGTTTCGCGGTTCATGGCGACGCTCCGGATTCCTCGGTTCGTCTTGACGGAGTGGTTTCCGCCGACCGGAGCCGCGCGGTTTACCGCTTTACCCAGGTCACCACATCTCAGGTCTATCCGGCCGCTCCGGTGCGTTTGCCGGGCTTGGATTCAAGCGCCGTTTATCATATTCGCCCGCTTCCCATCGATATGGATCTGGATATTGACGGCCAATCCAACGGTCAAACCCCGCTTGGTTGGTGGAACGAACAAGGGATTACCTTGCCTGCAACGTCATTGGAGGCATACGGCATCCGTCCGCCGAGCCTCAATCCCGCGCAGGCCGTGCTGTTCCTTGCCGAGTGTGTGTAAGGTCTGTCGCAAAGAAATCGGGTTTGCCGAGAATTTCTTGGGATAAGCGGAAGTATCGGCAACGGCAGGTGCGTTTTTGCAGTTTTTATTTCCGGACCAAAACCAATTC
The window above is part of the Bifidobacterium sp. ESL0704 genome. Proteins encoded here:
- a CDS encoding alpha-galactosidase yields the protein MARMQLFTGISADGTKVRVAYGEDSPASVALALLFAGDELPRLVYWGRPLPYPETLIDSYAALRPQRVSGALDETSWPTVLPTQAEAWSGAPRFVVRRGGVELFCKFAVEDIAIENGPEASRVTLKAADREQGVGLTWTCELVTGGLIRQRAIVENVSAEAAAGFSGIARSGDARSDDTRSGIARSGDARFSNARSGDARPSENQYALSSSPLEIDKVELGFALPAQACEILTTTGHHLRERSPQRQPFNIGRLERLSLVGRPDFDASLLLVAGVPGFGFERGESYAVHVGWSGNSALSAERLPYTQGVIGGGERLFGGEITLETGQEYSTPWVYGSYGDGLNEVASRFHAYVRSLHPNLRQKSRPVILNTWEAVYFDQNYETLRALADKAAAIGVERFVVDDGWFGSRRDDTSGLGDWQVSKDIWPDGPRSLKALSDYVHGKGMEFGLWFEPEMANPDSNVVRNHPDWLLRPTPGRLPMQGRSQQTLDLSNPETFAYIFEAIDKVVADLKLDYIKWDHNKYVTEAVSPYSGRPAVHAQTLAVYRMFRDLKANHPGLEIESCASGGGRIGLGILALADRVWVSDCVDPLERADIQRYTSLLVPPEMMGEHVGASPAHSTGRVTSQELRQAMAFFGHMGVEWNLLKEPEEDVEKLGRWIAEFKRYRDDFATGFAVHGDAPDSSVRLDGVVSADRSRAVYRFTQVTTSQVYPAAPVRLPGLDSSAVYHIRPLPIDMDLDIDGQSNGQTPLGWWNEQGITLPATSLEAYGIRPPSLNPAQAVLFLAECV